GCCGCTGGGCGTAACGATGCTCCTTGCGCCCGGGCTGACGCGGCAGCTGGATCACCAGCGCAGGGGTGCGCTCCTGCAGCCCCTGCAGCACCGCTTCCACAGCGGCCAGATCCGCAAAATTATGCAAGCGGTCGCAGCGGGTCCGCAGTTCGCCCGGGGTCTGCGGGCCGCGCAGCAGCAGGACCGCGAGAATCGCCTGTTCTTCCTCCTCTACTTTCAGCGCCCCGGGCAGGTTATGGCAAAAACGGACCGCCCGCACCCCCTCGGAAGATTTATAGCTGAGCTGTTCCTGGCGCAGTTCTTCCAACGCAGCGAGCACATCGTCATCGGTCAGGCTCAGCACCGGATCACGATTCGATTTCTGGTTGCAGGCGCTGACCAGGGCATTGAGGGTCAACGGATAATACTCCGGTGTGGCCAGCTCTTTTTCAACCAGGCAACCCAGCACCCGGGCCGCATGGGGGGAAAGATCATAGTCCATGGCAAACCTCCCTGTGACAATATGGTGACAACTGAAACTGTTATTATGCCTTACAATAGCTTGGATTTTAGCTAAAGCGCTACCTAACATGTCCTTTAGCAGCCACAAGTTCACCGAATCGGTTGTTGAAAAACAACCTGCTGAGTCCATCGGCAGGCGATCAAAGACAATGACACGTTTCTAACTTACTGAGTTTGTGAAGATGGGAAAATCGCGTTTTCCTCATCATGCTTGAAAAAGTTCCAGGATAGGCTTTTTCAAGAAACTGCCAATAATTCAACCAAAGCTCTGATTATGACTCAAAGACAGTTATAATTCCTAGCAAAGAGGCTTTACTCAATGGAGAGCAATGATGTTTCCAGTTCGCAGCGCTATCCGGAGAACCATCGTCGCAGCCAGTTTTTGTTGTGTCTTTTCAGCCATGACATGGGCTGCGACAGCAGAGCCGGACCAACAGGCCGCAAATCGGCGTGCCCCCCTGCAACACTACGATTACTTCGATATTTGGTCTGTCAATTGGGAAAACGATGCGGTGGTCGGAACCGACAAGGATTATACCAACGGCTTCAAGGTGGCCGTGAGCACTCCTTTTGGTCATTTGGAAGAGTCCAGCCTGCCCCCCTGGAGCTATCCGGTTTTCGAACATCTTCCGGTACTCAGAACTGCAGGAGGCCAGCGCGCACTGAGCCTGGCGATCGGACAGGAGATTTACAATCCTGACGATACCGACCGTAGCGAATTGATCAAGGATGACCGACCATACGCCGGCTTTACGTACCTCAGTGCCGGCTTTCATGCCCGCAGGGCGGAGCGTAAAGACTCCTGGTTGTTTATCCTCGGCCTCATCGGACCGGCATCAAAGGCCGAGGACATTCAGAACATGACTCATGACTTGCTCGGTGTCGACCGCACCATGGGTTGGGACCATCAACTCGGCAATGAAGTCACCGTTGATGCAGCCTTCGAAAGTCAATGGCGGCTTTGGTCATGTGCCCCCGCCCATGCTCTCGGCGTCGCTCTGATTCCCCACGCTGGAGTTCGACTCGGCACAGTCAGAACCTATCTTAATGCCGGAACTGAGCTGCAGTTGGGCTGGAACCTCGCCAATAATTTTGCCAGCTGCCCATCCGCCGGGCAGGGTTGCGAGATCGACAGCACCTCAACGCTGTCGGCTCCCCAGACAAACCGCTTCCATTTTTTCATCACTGTGGACGGAAAAGCCGTTGCCCGGGATATTTTTCTTGACGGCAACACATTCCGGAACAGTCATAGCGTCGACAAGAAAAATTTTGTGACCGAATTCACAGGTGGATTTTCCTGGCAGGTCGGAAGAGCCAGAGTGACCTATGCTTATGTCTACCGAAGTAAAGAATTTACCACTCAGAAAGATAATCCAAGATACGGTTCGCTGACTGTTTCCTGGGCCTTTTGTTAGTCAGTAATGACCTTCAGCTCAAGCCGGGCAAAACCTGGCCAAAAATTCATGAGCATGGCTGCTGATTCGCCTAGCGAAAGAATAGTTCCAAACCCAAAGCCTGGCGATCGGCAAGGTCGGGAATCCTGTGGCGCTGCCAACGCTTGAGAACCGGGAAGAACCAGCCGGTCAGGGGAATCAGGAGGAGCCGATCAACCAGCCGATAGTGGGCCTGGCGCCGCATGAAGGTACCGAACAGGGCGCCGGTGGTCACCCAGCGCAGCCGGAAAGGGGAAAAGTCGCATTCCACCTGCAAACCGGTCGGATGCTGAGCGTGATATTTCTGCAACCGGGCAGCGATCTTCTGCTCTCGCTTGGGTCCCCCCTTGCCAAGGTAGAAACGGCGTAACGTATAGAGCATCCGCAGGCTGTCCACTCCCAACTGCAGCCCGTCCTGCTCAACGCCAACCTGCTTGATCAACTGGCGCATCTGACCGATCAGGACCCGCTGCTGTTTATCGCTGCGACGGATCTCTTCGGGATCGTCCAGGTAGGCCCGAAACACCAGCCTCAAAGCCCGGTTGACGATCACCGTATCCCAGAAAATCCACAGCAAGGGCGGCACCCGCAGCCGCCGGAACCAGATTGGTTTGCAGGCAAAGGGGGCAAAGTACCAGAGCTGGTCGAGCAGCTGATCAAACAGCCCGACCAGTTCGATCACCCCCTCGACATCCTGGACGGGAAAACGCTGCTGACAGAAGCGCCGGAGGATCTCTTCTGCCGATGCCGAAGAAGTAAACAACTGCAGGGCGGCGACGGCATTCAATTCGTTCCAGGGGGAGGAATTCTCCAGAAAGGTCAGCCGGTCAAAGTGGGACCAGCCCCCGGTCTGACACCAGACGCTGATCCCGCGCAGGGTCTCGCACCGGGCCAGTTGATCCCGGTAGGCCTGATACTGGTGACCGACGTAATTGGGGAAGGCGCCGAACCCTTCATATTCACGCCGGGCCTGGAGCTCGATAATCTGCTGATGCTGCGATTCAACAATGCGGGGATTCAGGGGCAGATAGCGGAAGAAATCGGCCGTGCCGAATTTGCGCGAGACCACGAACGCGGGGGAATCGATAGCAGCGAACGCGCGCTTTTCAGTGGTTTCATTCCAGATCAGATCGCCGATGGCATAGGCTCCCAGGCCCCAGGTTCGAAAAACGAGTAATTTATTGTGCGCTTCAAAAACCGGCAGCGCTTCCTTCAGCCAGCGATTACACTGCCGAGGAGTGCGGATATGGAGGCGGCTTTTGAACAGCGATTCCACGTCGACACCATCCGCCTCGCCAATCCTGGTCACCACGCCGGCCACCTCGGGAAACAGGTCGAACAGGCGCTCCAGCGCTTCGACAAACAGCTCGCGCAGACGCCGGTCAGCCCCGCGACCACGGACCCGGGCTTCGATAAAACGGTTCCAGAACATCAGGTCGGTGGTAATAAAAATCTGCAACCCGGCGGCGCGGGCAATGGCAAATACCCGCCGGAACAGTTGCTGGTAGGCATGGACAGTCCGGCTGAGCAGGTAAGGATAAAAATCGAACAGGGTGAGATGAGCCAGATCGTCAAAGGTGATGGCCGTATAGCCGATCTCGCGCACCCGCTGACAATAACCGGTCAGCTCAGTGCAGATTCGCTCGGCAATTTCAGCCGGGATCTGACCGTGCTGCTGCAGAGCATGTAACGGAGCTTTCGACCAGTTTTTCCTGGTCCCATCGATAAAAGGAGCAAAGAAGGGGGCAGCACCATCAATCATGAACAGATCGCGTTGCGCAACGGTATTCTGATCAGCAAGCTGATTCGGCAAAACGTTTTCTCCAGCAAATAATAAACTGATTAATACGAATCTTCCGCAAAGTCGGCTCCCCCTTTGCAAAAGGGGAGATTCTTCTGTAACGGGAGATCAGTGCTAATCAGGTAAAATAAACAAGCCAATGTCACAATGGTGGGGCCTGTATGGAGGGTTTTTGTGAGGTTTCGGTGAGGATTCTGTTTGTTTTCCGGCAACCGCCGCAGTTGGAACACTGCGAATCAAGGGCTTCCGTTTTCGCCTCAACATGATAAGATCGTCTCTTCGAGCGCCGGATCAATACTGTTGCAGGAGTGTTCATGAAAACTGACGTCAAACTCTGGCTGAAAAGCGAATACAGCTCATTTGATGCCAAACGGATCAAATTATTGGAGAAAATCGAGGAAACCGGCTCCATGTCGAAAGCTGCCAAGGTGGTCGGTATGAGCTACAAGGCAGCCTGGGATGCCATCGATAAGATGAACAACCTGGCCGAAGAACCGCTGGTGATCAAAGTGACCGGGGGCCGGCAGGGGGGCGGCTCGACCCTGACCCCGTTTGCCCGGGAACTGATCAAAACCTTTTACAACCTGGCCGAGGCCCGGGACCGGACCCTGGAACAGCTGGAAGACGAAAAACGCACCGGCATCAGTTTCTTCATGGCCAGCACCAAGAACCTGTTCAGCTGTCATGTTCAGTCGATTGTGTCCGGCGATGTCAACGCCACGGTGGGGCTGAAATTACGCGGTGGGGATATGCTCGCGGCCGTCGTCACCCGGGACAGCGTCAAGCGACTGGGCCTGAACCAGGGCGATCGGACCTATGCTCTGGTCCATGAAAGCAGTATCTCCCTGCTCAAAGGGGATGGCCGCAACCTTGCGGTCAGCGCCCGCAACCGGCTGTTCGGCAAAGTCAGCAGGATCACCTCCGCCGGCGTTTCCGCCGAAGTCGAAATCCGCCTGCCCGGCGGTCAGAACATCTATATCACCATGACCGCAGCCAGCATCGACTCCATGGATCTACAGGAGGATCACGAGGTCACGGCGCTGTTTAAAGCCCAAAACGTCATGATTCTCAAATAGACCGCCACCTGCCAACAGCCGCTGCTGGCAGCCTCCTCGGCGGCCGCTATTGCTCCCCGGCCAAAGTGGCCTCCCATTCCAGCTCATTCGCCCCGGAAACTCCGCCCGGCGTGGTCGCGGGGTTCTGTGACCGCGACTGCCGGACCCTCTGGTAACATCCTTCCAATTATCTTTTTTTATTAGGTTTTTATTGCCGACCCTTTTCATGGGATTGAGCACCCTGGAAACAACAACATTTCTATTGACATCGCTATTCTTGACGTTATACCTTTCGAAATATCGAAATTCTCTGTAGCCATCAAACCTGAAATGGAGCCTTGAAATGTTTCGAAAACTTAGCTACCTGCTGCTGACCGCCTTACTGACCCTGCTCTGCAGTTCTCCGCTTTACGCTCAGGAAAAAGTCTACGTCTTTGCCGCTGCGTCTACCACCAATGCGGTTCAGGAACTCATCGCCACCTATCGCCAGGAGAGTGGCACGACCGCCGAGTTCCTGACCTCTTTTGCGTCAAGCTCGACCCTGGCTCGTCAGATCGATGCCGGCGCCGATGCCAATATCTTTATCTCAGCCAACGTCAAATGGTATAAATGGCTGGCAGAGAAACAACTGGTCGAACCGGGAACGGATGCCATCATGGCGGCCAATGCCCTGGTATTGATCGCCGGGCCGGAAAACCACGCAACCGTCAGCGACATCAAGCAGCTACCGGACTTGCTGGACAAAGGGTACCTGGCCATGGGCGATGCGACCCACGTCCCCGCAGGCATGTATGGTAAAGAAGCCCTTGATTATTACGGGTTATGGGATAAAATCCGCAAAAAGCTGGCGCAATATCCCAACGTGCGGGTTGCTTTGAACGCTGTTGATACCGCCCAGGCCGATTTCGGGATCGTCTACAAAACCGACGCCATGCAGTCGAAAAAAGCGCGGATCGTCTATACCTTCGCCCCTGAATCCCATACGCCGATCCGTTACCCGATCTGCGCGATTAAAGACAAAAAAACTGCTGAAACGGAAAAGTTCCTGCAGTTCATGAAAACCGCCAAAGCCAAATCAATTCTTGAAAAGTACGGATTTGTCGCTCAATGACCTTATCAGCGGAAGAACTGGATGCCATCTGGCTGAGTATCAGGGTTGCCCTCTGGGCCGTCGCCATGGGAATCATTCCCGCAGTGCTCTGTGCGCTGCTGCTGGCCCGCTGCAGTTTTAAGGGCAAAACCCTGGTCGATGCGGCGATTCATCTTCCGCTGGTGGTTCCACCGGTCGTGACCGGCTATCTTTTGATTATCGCCCTGGGCCGGAATACCGTCCTCGGCGGATTCTTCGAAGCCATCGGTCTGCAATTTGCGTTTAACTGGAAAGGCGCGGTCCTGGCTTCATTGGTGATGAGCTTTCCGCTGATGGTCCGCGCTATCCGACTCTCTATCGAAGCCGTCGACACCGGTCTTGAATCAGCGGCCCGCACCCTTGGTGCGGGCCGTTTAAAGATTTTTTTGACCATCACCTTGCCGCTGTCGATTCCCGGTATCATCACCGGCAGCGTGCTGGCCTTTGCCCGCAGCCTGGGCGAATTCGGCGCCACCATCACCTTTGTTTCCAATATCCCTGGCGAAACCCAGACCCTGCCGCTGGCCCTCTACTCCTTTACCCAGACTCCGGACGGCGAGGGGATGGCCGCCCGCCTTTGTGTCATCGCCATCATCATCTCCGTCACTGCCCTGGCCTGTTCCGAGGTCATCGCACGCCGGGCAGCCAAAAGGATCAGCGGATGATCGATGTCAGTTTGAAAAAAGACTTCGGCGCGTTCAACATTGATGTCGCCTTTACCTCTGAAGCCACCGGCATTACTGTTCTGGCCGGCCCCTCAGGCTCTGGAAAAACCAGTATCATCAATATGATTGCCGGTCTGAGCAAACCAGATTCGGGACATATTTTCATCAATGATCGGCTACTTTTCGATTCCAGCACCAAGGTCGATTGCCCAATCCAGCAGCGCCGCTGCGGTTACATCTTTCAGGACGGTCGGCTGTTTCCCCATATGAGTGTGCGGCGCAACCTGCTCTACGCCAAGAATAGCGACTCTGCGCGGTTACCGGAAATCGCCAAGCTACTCGGCATCGCCCACCTGATGGAGCGGATGCCGGGCAAACTCTCCGGTGGTGAAAAACAACGCGTCGCCATCGGCCGCGCCCTGCTGATGCGCCCGGAAGTCCTGCTCATGGACGAACCGCTCGCGTCCCTCGATCCGCAACGCAAGGACGAACTGCTCCCCTATATTGCCCGGCTGCCGGAGCATTTCAATATTCCAATCTTTTATGTCACCCACTCGCGGCGTGAAATCCTCCGCCTGAGCGACGAGTTGATCCGGATCGATAAAGGGCGCATCCAGAGCTCCGGCAAACCGACCGGGGAATACCTGGGCCTGGGGACCGCTGAAACCGAGGGGGAATACCTGTCGGTGTTTGAATGCCGGATCGCTGACTACAACCCCGAGTATGGCGTGGTGAAGGCTGATTTTCCCGGCGGCAGCGTCTTCATCCTGGCCGGAGAAAGACCTGTCGAAAAAACCATCCGCGCGGCGATCAGGGCTTCGGATGTCACCGTCTCCCTGGAAAAACCGAGCCGAATCAGCACCCGGAATATTTTTTGCGGCAAGATTGTCAAGCTGGAAGAATCGACCACACGCAGCATTCTGGTCCACACCGACGCCGGGATTCCGATTGCCGCGCGCATTTCCAAAGCCTCCGCCGATCGACTGCAACTGGCCATCGGCAAAGACGTTTTCTTGCTGGTCAAGGCCGTTTCCATGACCTTCTGAGCGCTGCCGAAGGCGGATTTTTCCAAGAAAGTAGTTCATTTTCACTTGTCGCGCTGCTTTGGCAGGCGGTTGAAAAACAGCCTTCCGAGCCCATGGATGGGCGATCAAAATCAATGACGCCTTCCTAAATTATTGATTTTGCAAGGTGGAGGAAACAGCGCTTTTCTCCACCGGGCTTGAAAAAGACCAGGGATGGGCTTTTTCAATAACTTGTCAGCACAGACAAGTGACTTCAACCCAACCGAAAGATGAGGTATAAGTTATGGAACTGAGTGCACGTAATGTTATCAAAGGAACCGTAAAAGCCATCGATACCGGCGCCATCAATGTCGAAGTCACCATTGAAATCGCGCCCGGGCAGGAAATCACCTCAATCCTGACAAAGAAGTCCTGTGAACGCCTGGGTCTGGCAGTTGGCAAAGAAGCCTACGCCATTATCAAAGCATCGAACGTCATGCTGGGAACTGACTGACCCGATTGAAGCCATGCGCACCCCCGGTTCACCCCGCCAAGGGGCCGAACCGGGAGTGCTCCTGCCGTTTGACGCCGTCCAACCTAACCGTATCACCCTTTGTGAAGAGGAGAAAACTATGCAACCGGCTCTCGGCATGGATCTGAAAATTGCTGAAATCATCGACCATTACCCGGCCACCCGGCAGGTCTTCACGGCCCACGGCCTTGCCTCACTGGTCAGTGAAGAAGGGCTGCGCGTGCTGGCCCCTTTTTTAACCCTGGCCACCGCTCTGCGCAGCCGCGGCATGGATCAGCAGGCTTTTCTCAAGCTGCTGGAGGAAGCCGTCCAGGCTGAACAGCCCCTTGAAGCACCCGGCCTCGACTCGGTTGCCGAACAGGGTGAACTGACCCTGCTGGCATTGATGCCCTGCGGACTCAAAGTCCCCTTCGGACGGGCGATCAGCGCTTTTCTGACCGAGCTGAAACAGACCCGTGGTCTTGCGATCCGCTATGCTGTCGAGGGGAACGTCAACCAGGAACTCTCCTACTACCCGTACATCAATACCCTGGAAACCGTCGACGAACTGCCCGACATCATCGTCTCCGCCGACTTCAACGCTTTTTACGGGCAGCGCTTTTATCAGCGCTTCGTTGCTGATGGAACTCTGGTCGGCTACGGCACCCCCGACCCCGGGGCCGCTTTTCAGCAGGCCGCTATCCTTGATCCGCTGGGGGAATATGCGGTTTTGGGCGTCAACCCGCTGGTCATGGTCGCCAACCTTGATGAAATCGGTGATCGCCCTCTGCCAAGTGCCTGGCAGGATCTTATCGAACCCTGCTGGAATGAAAGCCTGACCCTGCGTGGAAGCAATGATTTCTACTGCCACGCGGTATTGCTTCCCTTTTACCAAAAACATGGGGAGGCGGGCCTCAGGAAGCTGGCCGCCAATGTCCTGCGCGGCCTGCACCCAGCCCAAATGGTCAAACAGATCGATGCCGGTGCTCCCGGCGCCATCTATGTGATGCCGGAATTCTTTGCCCATCGGGTGAAGAATCAGCAACGTATCAAGATTATCTGGCCTGCTGACGGCGCCCTGGCCAGTCCGGTTACCCTGCAGGTCAAACGCTCACGGGTTGCGGACCTGCAACCGGTGCTTGACTACCTGACCGGCCCGGAATTGGCCGCAGCTTTAAACGGAGCCCGCTTCCCGGTGCCGTTCAAACAGATCGACGGCGAGGTTCAGGAACAACCGCTGCAGTGGCTGGGCTGGGATTTCTTACGTGGCAATGATCTGCTGACCGTCAACGCGGAGATCGACCGGGTCTTTCTGCCCCTGGTCGGCAGCGTGCTGCAGAAAGCTGCGGCACAATGAAACTGGTGACCGTTGCCGGACCACCGTCCTGCGGCAAGACCTCGATTATCCTGCGCACTCTGGAACCGCTACGGGCGGCAGGAATGAAGATCGGGGTGATCAAATTCGACTGCCTGAGCAGCGACGATCACCTGCGCTACAGCAAGGCCGGCATTACCGTCAAAACCGGACTGGCCGGAGGGCTGTGCCCTGATCATTTCTTCATTGCCAATATCGAAGAAGCCGTCCAATGGGGGCAGCGCCAAGGCTTCGATCTGCTGCTCAGCGAAAGTGCGGGCCTCTGCAACCGCTGCTCGCCGCACATCAAAGGGGTTCTGGCCCTCTGCGTCATCGATCATCTCAGCGGCGTCCATACCCCGCGAAAAATCGGCCCGATGCTGAAAAATTCCGATGTCGTGGTCCTGACCAAGGGGGACATCGTTTCCCAGGCCGAACGCGAAGTCTTCGCCTTCCGGGTCCGCCAGGTCAATCCCCAGGCCGCGGTTTTGCCGGTCAACGGGCTGACCGGGCAGGGCAA
This genomic window from Pelobacter seleniigenes DSM 18267 contains:
- a CDS encoding GTP-binding protein, whose translation is MKLVTVAGPPSCGKTSIILRTLEPLRAAGMKIGVIKFDCLSSDDHLRYSKAGITVKTGLAGGLCPDHFFIANIEEAVQWGQRQGFDLLLSESAGLCNRCSPHIKGVLALCVIDHLSGVHTPRKIGPMLKNSDVVVLTKGDIVSQAEREVFAFRVRQVNPQAAVLPVNGLTGQGNLLLQRHLQNAAETTTLTDMRLRFTMPAALCSYCLGETRIGPDCQIGNIKTMDFS
- the modC gene encoding molybdenum ABC transporter ATP-binding protein is translated as MIDVSLKKDFGAFNIDVAFTSEATGITVLAGPSGSGKTSIINMIAGLSKPDSGHIFINDRLLFDSSTKVDCPIQQRRCGYIFQDGRLFPHMSVRRNLLYAKNSDSARLPEIAKLLGIAHLMERMPGKLSGGEKQRVAIGRALLMRPEVLLMDEPLASLDPQRKDELLPYIARLPEHFNIPIFYVTHSRREILRLSDELIRIDKGRIQSSGKPTGEYLGLGTAETEGEYLSVFECRIADYNPEYGVVKADFPGGSVFILAGERPVEKTIRAAIRASDVTVSLEKPSRISTRNIFCGKIVKLEESTTRSILVHTDAGIPIAARISKASADRLQLAIGKDVFLLVKAVSMTF
- a CDS encoding TOBE domain-containing protein: MELSARNVIKGTVKAIDTGAINVEVTIEIAPGQEITSILTKKSCERLGLAVGKEAYAIIKASNVMLGTD
- the modB gene encoding molybdate ABC transporter permease subunit → MTLSAEELDAIWLSIRVALWAVAMGIIPAVLCALLLARCSFKGKTLVDAAIHLPLVVPPVVTGYLLIIALGRNTVLGGFFEAIGLQFAFNWKGAVLASLVMSFPLMVRAIRLSIEAVDTGLESAARTLGAGRLKIFLTITLPLSIPGIITGSVLAFARSLGEFGATITFVSNIPGETQTLPLALYSFTQTPDGEGMAARLCVIAIIISVTALACSEVIARRAAKRISG
- a CDS encoding YceH family protein; amino-acid sequence: MDYDLSPHAARVLGCLVEKELATPEYYPLTLNALVSACNQKSNRDPVLSLTDDDVLAALEELRQEQLSYKSSEGVRAVRFCHNLPGALKVEEEEQAILAVLLLRGPQTPGELRTRCDRLHNFADLAAVEAVLQGLQERTPALVIQLPRQPGRKEHRYAQRLSALETLPESQVAGDIVTGSRQDRLTELETELAAVKAELADLQEQFARFLAQFE
- a CDS encoding ABC transporter substrate-binding protein — encoded protein: MQPALGMDLKIAEIIDHYPATRQVFTAHGLASLVSEEGLRVLAPFLTLATALRSRGMDQQAFLKLLEEAVQAEQPLEAPGLDSVAEQGELTLLALMPCGLKVPFGRAISAFLTELKQTRGLAIRYAVEGNVNQELSYYPYINTLETVDELPDIIVSADFNAFYGQRFYQRFVADGTLVGYGTPDPGAAFQQAAILDPLGEYAVLGVNPLVMVANLDEIGDRPLPSAWQDLIEPCWNESLTLRGSNDFYCHAVLLPFYQKHGEAGLRKLAANVLRGLHPAQMVKQIDAGAPGAIYVMPEFFAHRVKNQQRIKIIWPADGALASPVTLQVKRSRVADLQPVLDYLTGPELAAALNGARFPVPFKQIDGEVQEQPLQWLGWDFLRGNDLLTVNAEIDRVFLPLVGSVLQKAAAQ
- a CDS encoding TOBE domain-containing protein; translated protein: MKTDVKLWLKSEYSSFDAKRIKLLEKIEETGSMSKAAKVVGMSYKAAWDAIDKMNNLAEEPLVIKVTGGRQGGGSTLTPFARELIKTFYNLAEARDRTLEQLEDEKRTGISFFMASTKNLFSCHVQSIVSGDVNATVGLKLRGGDMLAAVVTRDSVKRLGLNQGDRTYALVHESSISLLKGDGRNLAVSARNRLFGKVSRITSAGVSAEVEIRLPGGQNIYITMTAASIDSMDLQEDHEVTALFKAQNVMILK
- the modA gene encoding molybdate ABC transporter substrate-binding protein yields the protein MFRKLSYLLLTALLTLLCSSPLYAQEKVYVFAAASTTNAVQELIATYRQESGTTAEFLTSFASSSTLARQIDAGADANIFISANVKWYKWLAEKQLVEPGTDAIMAANALVLIAGPENHATVSDIKQLPDLLDKGYLAMGDATHVPAGMYGKEALDYYGLWDKIRKKLAQYPNVRVALNAVDTAQADFGIVYKTDAMQSKKARIVYTFAPESHTPIRYPICAIKDKKTAETEKFLQFMKTAKAKSILEKYGFVAQ
- a CDS encoding lipid A deacylase LpxR family protein; amino-acid sequence: MMFPVRSAIRRTIVAASFCCVFSAMTWAATAEPDQQAANRRAPLQHYDYFDIWSVNWENDAVVGTDKDYTNGFKVAVSTPFGHLEESSLPPWSYPVFEHLPVLRTAGGQRALSLAIGQEIYNPDDTDRSELIKDDRPYAGFTYLSAGFHARRAERKDSWLFILGLIGPASKAEDIQNMTHDLLGVDRTMGWDHQLGNEVTVDAAFESQWRLWSCAPAHALGVALIPHAGVRLGTVRTYLNAGTELQLGWNLANNFASCPSAGQGCEIDSTSTLSAPQTNRFHFFITVDGKAVARDIFLDGNTFRNSHSVDKKNFVTEFTGGFSWQVGRARVTYAYVYRSKEFTTQKDNPRYGSLTVSWAFC